One Thioclava electrotropha DNA segment encodes these proteins:
- a CDS encoding TRAP transporter large permease has protein sequence MSSITIGLILIGVLFALVLLGMRIAVALLVVAFAGVWIIRGNFDLSMRLMSIAAYNGVANYLFATIPLFVLMGHLVSISNVGKDTFDVAEALLRRLLGGLGIATVAANTVFAAVTGVSIASAAVFTKVAVPEMTRHGYSPSFSAGTVAGSSVLGMLIPPSLLLIIYGVLAEQSIGRMFIAGLVPGALLATGFVLWILLAAKFAPGIVFASPKTQEADPEAQAYDDLSTGELLRKIVPIIVLVTFVLGGLYSGFFTPTEAGGVGAFAALIIAIFRRSLNLRGCWAVLSQTGTISVGILALLVAAGFYSQMLAVAGIPAAIGAFVSGSGFGPVGFLIVYVLLVLLLGMILDSSSILLIVVPIAAPIAQHLGYDLIQFGIITVIAVEVGLLTPPFGISIFTVHSTLGDRSVSLESIFAGALPYVGVMLGVLILVASFPVLIIG, from the coding sequence ATGAGCAGCATCACCATAGGACTGATCCTCATTGGCGTGCTCTTCGCGCTCGTGCTCTTGGGGATGCGCATCGCCGTGGCGCTTCTGGTCGTGGCCTTTGCCGGGGTCTGGATCATTCGCGGCAATTTCGACCTTTCCATGCGGCTCATGTCCATCGCCGCCTACAATGGGGTTGCCAACTATCTCTTCGCGACGATCCCGCTCTTTGTTCTGATGGGGCATCTCGTCAGCATCTCGAATGTGGGCAAGGATACGTTTGACGTCGCCGAGGCGCTGCTGCGCCGCCTGCTTGGCGGCCTTGGCATCGCCACCGTGGCGGCCAACACCGTCTTTGCCGCCGTGACCGGCGTTTCCATCGCTTCGGCGGCGGTCTTCACCAAGGTCGCCGTGCCTGAGATGACGCGCCACGGCTATTCGCCGTCGTTTTCCGCGGGCACCGTCGCGGGCAGTTCGGTTCTCGGCATGCTCATCCCGCCGAGCCTGCTTCTGATCATCTATGGCGTCTTGGCCGAGCAATCCATCGGCCGGATGTTCATCGCGGGGCTGGTGCCTGGCGCGCTGCTGGCGACGGGCTTCGTGCTGTGGATCCTGCTGGCCGCGAAATTCGCGCCCGGCATCGTCTTTGCCTCCCCCAAGACCCAAGAGGCCGACCCCGAGGCGCAGGCCTATGATGACCTGTCGACGGGAGAGCTCCTGCGCAAGATCGTCCCGATCATCGTGCTGGTGACCTTCGTGCTGGGTGGCCTTTATTCCGGGTTCTTCACCCCGACGGAAGCCGGGGGCGTCGGAGCCTTCGCGGCGCTCATCATTGCGATCTTCCGGCGTAGCCTGAACCTGCGCGGCTGCTGGGCGGTGCTGAGCCAGACCGGCACCATCTCGGTCGGCATCCTCGCGCTGCTGGTGGCCGCTGGCTTCTACAGCCAGATGCTTGCCGTCGCAGGTATCCCCGCCGCTATCGGCGCCTTTGTGAGCGGCAGTGGCTTTGGCCCGGTCGGGTTCCTGATCGTCTATGTGCTGCTGGTGCTGCTTCTCGGTATGATCCTGGATAGCAGTTCGATCCTGCTGATCGTGGTGCCCATCGCAGCTCCCATCGCGCAGCACCTTGGTTATGACTTGATCCAGTTCGGCATCATCACGGTGATTGCGGTCGAGGTCGGGTTGCTCACCCCGCCCTTCGGGATTTCGATCTTCACGGTGCATTCGACGCTTGGAGACCGAAGCGTCTCCCTGGAATCCATCTTTGCCGGTGCGCTGCCCTATGTCGGGGTGATGTTGGGTGTGTTGATCCTCGTGGCCTCCTTTCCAGTGCTGATCATCGGTTAA
- a CDS encoding XdhC family protein, giving the protein MLRYGRGSPFMDIQLPCGGGLEVTLLPAPDREVLNAVHRRLVARENVTLTVLPDGQIENGATRGGLTMTLRPKVRVLVFGDGPEPRGFSALAQAAGLPVTLYAGAEETRDGIAGACAFSGKTWPDTAHVDHRTAVTLFFHDHERETALLTHALETPAFYIGAQGSLRARQLREAALSAAGVGDAGIARLVEPFGYVAHARSAQEMAAGVLAQVIDHARRV; this is encoded by the coding sequence GTGCTGCGTTACGGGCGCGGGTCGCCTTTCATGGATATTCAACTGCCTTGTGGGGGCGGGCTGGAAGTCACCTTGCTGCCGGCCCCGGATCGTGAGGTTTTGAACGCGGTGCATCGCCGTCTGGTCGCGCGTGAAAATGTAACGCTGACGGTGCTGCCGGATGGCCAGATCGAAAACGGCGCGACGCGCGGCGGTCTGACCATGACCTTGCGCCCCAAAGTGCGAGTTCTGGTCTTTGGCGATGGTCCCGAGCCTCGGGGATTTTCCGCGCTTGCGCAGGCTGCTGGATTGCCGGTCACGCTATATGCCGGAGCCGAGGAAACGCGCGACGGCATTGCGGGCGCATGCGCATTTTCCGGCAAGACCTGGCCCGATACGGCCCATGTCGATCATCGCACCGCCGTCACGCTTTTCTTCCACGACCATGAGCGCGAAACCGCGCTATTGACGCATGCCTTGGAGACGCCCGCTTTCTATATCGGGGCGCAGGGAAGCCTTCGGGCGCGTCAATTGCGCGAAGCGGCCTTGAGCGCCGCCGGGGTGGGGGACGCGGGAATTGCGCGGCTCGTCGAACCCTTCGGATATGTCGCGCATGCACGTTCCGCGCAGGAAATGGCCGCTGGTGTGCTTGCTCAGGTTATCGATCACGCCCGGCGCGTCTGA
- a CDS encoding DUF6538 domain-containing protein, which yields MAEFLSDTFPPNVNLEHKNNINKSITYVEFASIDKAFVLHMVIHKALFRRCAMNITKRGDVWHLRRRVPKGYASVDPRREVVISLRTGSETLAREKAPVLWAEQVEVWEAMLDGDTEDAEARFAAAKRFAKARGYRFLDARKVARLPVQELLARIDLVASDEMRDPLGADSLLGGAELPLITVSRALELFWGLARDKTLGKSADQVRRWRYPHIKAVQNFIAVVGDKPLDDLTRDDFLDFRDWWAERMASERLTANSANKDLTHLSAVLKRVNRDKRLGLELPLEDLGFRQGKAARRPSFSDAWVRDRLLAPGALDGLEPQARAILLVMVNTGLRPSEIAALRPEEIRLDDPIPHLLLQPIGRVLKTQNAERVMPLHEVSLAAMRAFPDGFSRYRESSATLSATVNTYLRDAGLLESERHSLYSLRHAFEDRMLAAEIDERIRRDIMGHALGRERYGEGGRLATIAALLEPIAF from the coding sequence TTGGCGGAATTCCTCTCCGACACGTTTCCGCCTAATGTCAATCTGGAACATAAAAATAATATAAATAAATCAATTACTTATGTCGAATTCGCTTCCATAGATAAGGCTTTCGTGCTACACATGGTGATACACAAGGCTCTTTTCCGGAGATGTGCGATGAATATCACCAAACGTGGCGACGTCTGGCATCTGCGTCGGCGGGTTCCCAAGGGGTATGCCTCTGTCGATCCGCGCCGCGAAGTGGTGATCAGCCTTCGGACGGGGTCTGAGACATTGGCGCGAGAGAAGGCCCCGGTGCTCTGGGCCGAGCAGGTCGAGGTCTGGGAGGCGATGCTCGATGGCGACACGGAGGACGCGGAGGCGCGGTTTGCTGCGGCCAAGCGATTTGCTAAGGCGCGAGGCTACCGGTTTCTCGATGCGCGCAAAGTGGCGCGTCTGCCTGTGCAAGAGCTACTCGCGCGTATCGACCTGGTTGCCAGTGACGAGATGCGCGATCCGCTTGGGGCGGATTCGCTCCTGGGTGGGGCGGAACTGCCGTTGATCACCGTATCGCGGGCGCTCGAGCTTTTCTGGGGGCTCGCTCGTGACAAGACCTTGGGCAAGAGTGCGGACCAAGTTCGGCGCTGGCGTTACCCGCATATCAAGGCGGTGCAGAATTTCATCGCTGTTGTCGGGGACAAGCCGCTTGATGATCTGACGCGCGATGATTTTCTGGATTTTCGCGATTGGTGGGCAGAGCGGATGGCGTCCGAAAGGCTCACGGCAAACTCCGCGAACAAGGATCTGACGCATCTCAGTGCGGTCTTGAAGCGTGTGAACCGCGACAAACGGCTCGGGCTCGAGCTGCCGCTTGAGGACCTCGGCTTCCGACAGGGGAAAGCTGCGCGGCGGCCTTCCTTCTCCGACGCGTGGGTCCGGGACCGCTTGCTGGCTCCTGGGGCGCTTGATGGGCTGGAGCCGCAGGCGCGGGCGATCTTGCTGGTGATGGTGAATACCGGGCTGCGTCCGAGCGAAATCGCAGCGCTGCGACCCGAGGAGATCCGGCTCGATGATCCGATCCCGCATCTGCTCCTTCAGCCGATCGGACGGGTTTTAAAGACGCAGAATGCGGAGCGCGTCATGCCCCTGCACGAGGTGTCGCTCGCGGCTATGCGAGCGTTCCCGGATGGGTTCTCGCGTTATCGCGAAAGCTCGGCCACGCTGAGTGCCACAGTGAACACCTATCTGCGCGATGCCGGTCTCCTCGAGAGCGAGCGGCATTCTCTCTACAGCTTGCGGCATGCGTTTGAAGATCGGATGCTTGCAGCGGAAATCGATGAGCGGATCCGGCGCGACATCATGGGGCATGCTCTGGGGCGCGAGCGCTATGGAGAGGGTGGCCGGTTGGCGACGATTGCGGCGCTCCTTGAGCCGATCGCGTTCTAA
- a CDS encoding helix-turn-helix domain-containing protein: MKRTPKSPLRDTLASNLRSLRAERGWSQERLALESGLNRTYLSAVERSEQNISIDNVWRLAQALDIDPANLLKVKLRS; this comes from the coding sequence GTGAAACGGACGCCGAAAAGCCCTCTGCGCGACACGCTCGCGAGCAACCTCAGATCACTGCGCGCAGAGCGTGGATGGTCGCAGGAACGTCTAGCGCTCGAATCTGGTCTCAACAGAACCTATTTGAGCGCCGTGGAGCGTAGCGAACAGAATATCTCCATCGACAATGTCTGGCGCCTCGCGCAGGCACTCGATATCGACCCCGCTAATCTGCTCAAGGTGAAACTGCGGAGCTGA
- the rfbA gene encoding glucose-1-phosphate thymidylyltransferase RfbA, whose product MTKRKGIILAGGSGTRLYPITMGVSKQLLPVYDKPMIYYPLTTLMLAGIREIAVITTPHDQEQFIRTLGDGSQWGLSLTYITQPSPDGLAQAYLLAEEFLAGSPSAMVLGDNIFFGAGLGEILKAANATTDGGTVFGYRVRDPERYGVVDFDDSGKVRAIIEKPDVPPSQFAVTGLYFLDETAPGRAKTITLSARGELEITSLLETYLHDGALSVTQMGRGFAWLDTGTHSSLLDAGNFVRTLEERQGLQSGSPDEIAFEKGWISADALADRAKKFGKNSYGEYLETTVKIRK is encoded by the coding sequence ATGACCAAACGCAAAGGCATTATTCTGGCGGGCGGCTCGGGCACGCGGCTCTATCCGATCACGATGGGCGTCTCGAAGCAGCTTCTGCCGGTTTATGACAAGCCGATGATCTACTACCCGCTGACGACGTTGATGCTGGCCGGCATCCGCGAGATCGCGGTGATCACGACGCCGCATGATCAGGAGCAGTTCATCCGCACGCTCGGCGATGGCAGCCAATGGGGGCTGAGCCTGACCTATATCACGCAACCCTCGCCCGACGGTCTGGCGCAGGCCTATCTGCTGGCCGAGGAGTTCCTCGCCGGCAGCCCGTCGGCGATGGTTCTGGGCGACAACATCTTCTTCGGCGCGGGGCTCGGCGAGATCCTGAAAGCGGCGAATGCGACCACAGATGGCGGCACCGTCTTTGGCTATCGCGTGCGCGATCCGGAGCGGTATGGCGTGGTGGATTTCGACGACAGCGGAAAAGTGCGCGCGATCATCGAGAAGCCCGACGTGCCGCCCTCGCAATTCGCGGTGACGGGGCTCTACTTCCTCGACGAGACCGCGCCGGGCCGCGCCAAGACCATCACGCTTTCCGCCCGTGGCGAGTTGGAGATCACGTCTCTTCTGGAAACCTACCTGCATGACGGCGCGCTCTCGGTCACCCAGATGGGCCGGGGCTTTGCCTGGCTCGACACCGGGACGCATAGCAGCCTGCTCGACGCGGGGAATTTCGTGCGCACGCTGGAAGAGCGGCAGGGCCTGCAAAGTGGCTCGCCCGACGAGATCGCCTTCGAGAAAGGCTGGATCAGTGCCGACGCGCTCGCCGACCGGGCGAAGAAATTCGGCAAGAACAGCTATGGTGAGTATTTGGAAACGACTGTGAAGATCAGGAAATGA
- the rfbD gene encoding dTDP-4-dehydrorhamnose reductase, with protein sequence MILVFGQTGQVAQELQRLVPDAAFLGRNRVDLRDPGAAAEAIREAKPEAVINAAAYTAVDKAEEEEALAQVVNGDAPAAMAEACRDLGIPFVHISTDYVFDGSGEAPFKPTDPTAPLGAYGRTKLAGEEAIRAAGGPFANLRTSWVFSAHGGNFVKTMLRLSESRDRLTIVADQIGGPTPAKAIAEACLTMAQVLQRAPEKSGVYHFSGSPDVSWAGFAQEIFARTGRDVTVEDIPTADFPTPAKRPLNSRLDCSDLAVFGLKRPDWKAELNEVLTELGAV encoded by the coding sequence ATGATCCTCGTCTTCGGACAGACCGGCCAAGTCGCGCAGGAGCTGCAGCGCCTCGTGCCCGATGCGGCGTTTTTAGGCCGGAATAGGGTCGATTTGCGTGATCCCGGCGCCGCAGCTGAGGCGATCCGGGAAGCCAAGCCCGAGGCCGTGATCAACGCAGCGGCCTATACCGCCGTTGACAAGGCCGAAGAAGAAGAGGCGCTCGCCCAAGTGGTCAACGGTGACGCGCCCGCGGCGATGGCCGAAGCCTGCCGCGACCTTGGCATCCCGTTCGTTCACATCTCCACCGATTACGTTTTTGACGGCTCGGGCGAGGCGCCGTTCAAGCCGACCGACCCGACCGCTCCGCTTGGCGCCTATGGCCGCACAAAGCTCGCCGGCGAAGAAGCGATCCGGGCTGCGGGTGGCCCCTTCGCCAATCTGCGCACCAGCTGGGTCTTCTCGGCCCATGGCGGGAACTTCGTGAAGACGATGCTGCGCCTGTCGGAGAGCCGCGATCGCCTGACGATCGTCGCCGACCAGATCGGCGGGCCGACACCGGCCAAGGCGATCGCCGAGGCCTGCCTGACTATGGCGCAAGTGTTGCAGCGAGCGCCCGAGAAGAGCGGCGTTTACCATTTCTCAGGCTCTCCCGATGTAAGCTGGGCAGGCTTCGCGCAGGAAATCTTCGCGCGGACCGGGCGCGACGTGACGGTGGAGGACATCCCCACCGCCGACTTTCCGACGCCTGCGAAACGGCCGCTGAATTCGCGGCTCGACTGCAGCGATCTGGCCGTGTTCGGCCTGAAGAGACCCGATTGGAAAGCGGAATTGAATGAAGTGTTAACTGAATTGGGGGCGGTATGA
- the rfbB gene encoding dTDP-glucose 4,6-dehydratase — MKILVTGGAGFIGSAVVRLAVSRGHEVVNLDALTYAACLENVAPVADSPLYAFEQADIRDPEALTAIFARHRPDAVMHLAAESHVDRSIDGPGAFIETNVMGTYNMLQAARAYWEGEGRPDSFRFHHISTDEVYGTLGATGQFTEETPYAPNSPYSASKAGSDHLVRAWHETYGLPVVLTNCSNNYGPYHFPEKLIPVVILNALAGKPLPIYGDGSNVRDWLYVEDHADALLLVLEKGALGRSYNIGGENERSNLELVQTICTILDKLRPGDAPYADLITFVTDRPGHDARYAIDPTRIREELGWRPSVTVEEGLERTVRWYLENEDWWRPLLERHGVGERLGKA, encoded by the coding sequence ATGAAGATCCTCGTCACCGGCGGCGCAGGTTTCATCGGCTCCGCGGTCGTCCGTCTCGCCGTCTCGCGCGGCCATGAGGTGGTGAACCTCGACGCGCTGACCTATGCCGCCTGCCTCGAGAATGTCGCGCCCGTCGCCGACAGCCCGCTTTATGCTTTCGAGCAGGCCGATATCCGCGACCCCGAGGCTTTGACGGCGATCTTCGCCCGTCACAGGCCCGACGCCGTGATGCATCTCGCCGCCGAAAGCCATGTGGATCGTTCGATCGACGGCCCCGGCGCCTTTATCGAGACGAACGTGATGGGCACCTACAACATGCTGCAGGCGGCGCGTGCCTACTGGGAGGGTGAAGGCCGCCCCGACAGCTTCCGCTTCCATCACATCTCGACCGACGAGGTCTATGGCACGCTCGGCGCAACGGGCCAGTTCACCGAAGAGACGCCCTACGCCCCGAACAGTCCCTATTCCGCCTCGAAAGCGGGCTCGGACCATCTCGTGCGCGCCTGGCACGAGACCTATGGCCTGCCGGTCGTGCTCACGAACTGTTCGAACAATTACGGCCCCTATCACTTCCCGGAAAAGCTGATCCCGGTCGTGATCCTGAACGCGCTCGCGGGCAAGCCGCTGCCGATCTATGGCGACGGCTCGAACGTGCGCGACTGGCTCTATGTCGAAGATCACGCCGATGCGCTGCTCTTGGTGCTGGAGAAGGGCGCCTTGGGCCGCAGCTACAATATCGGTGGCGAGAACGAGCGGTCGAATCTCGAGCTGGTCCAGACGATCTGCACCATTCTCGACAAGCTGCGTCCGGGCGATGCGCCCTATGCCGATTTGATCACCTTCGTCACCGACCGCCCCGGCCACGATGCGCGCTACGCGATCGACCCGACCCGCATCCGCGAGGAGCTGGGCTGGCGGCCGAGCGTCACCGTTGAAGAGGGGCTCGAGCGCACGGTGCGCTGGTATCTCGAGAACGAGGATTGGTGGCGCCCGCTGCTGGAGCGGCACGGTGTCGGTGAAAGGCTGGGCAAGGCATGA
- the rfbC gene encoding dTDP-4-dehydrorhamnose 3,5-epimerase, whose translation MDIDETSLPGVVLLTPKRFGDHRGFFSESYSAKRFAEAGIEIDFVQDNHSVSETVGTVRGLHFQAPPHAQAKLVRCGRGRLWDVAVDIRKGSPTYGQWFGTELSFENGKQLLIPAGFAHGFVTLEPGTEIVYKCSDYYAPECEGAIRWDDPDLGIDWPLSAGIEPVLSGKDAEAPLFAGLKSPFTWEGAV comes from the coding sequence GTGGACATTGACGAAACATCCCTGCCTGGTGTCGTCTTGCTGACCCCGAAGCGATTCGGCGATCACCGCGGGTTTTTCTCCGAGAGCTATTCGGCGAAGCGATTTGCCGAGGCAGGGATCGAGATCGATTTCGTGCAGGACAACCATTCGGTCTCGGAGACCGTGGGCACGGTGCGCGGGTTGCATTTTCAGGCCCCGCCCCATGCGCAGGCGAAGCTGGTGCGCTGCGGCCGTGGGCGGCTCTGGGATGTCGCGGTGGATATCCGCAAGGGCAGCCCGACCTATGGCCAGTGGTTCGGCACGGAGCTGAGCTTCGAGAATGGCAAGCAGCTGCTGATCCCGGCAGGCTTTGCGCATGGGTTCGTCACGCTCGAGCCGGGCACCGAGATCGTCTACAAATGCTCGGATTACTACGCGCCCGAGTGTGAGGGCGCGATCCGCTGGGACGACCCGGATCTGGGCATCGACTGGCCGCTTTCCGCAGGAATAGAGCCTGTTTTGTCCGGTAAAGATGCCGAGGCGCCGCTGTTTGCCGGGCTCAAAAGCCCCTTCACCTGGGAGGGCGCAGTATGA
- a CDS encoding DUF1972 domain-containing protein, which translates to MKLAILGTVGVPGSYGGFETLAQNLVDHHGATGNSAALAVYCSAKAFPDRPDSYGSARLRYIGLDANGAQSIAYDALSLFDAVRRGDNRLLLLGVSGALVLPLVRLVSRARIVTNIDGIEWKREKWTGLAKAVLRVSEWAAVRFSHVVIADNQAIADYVTATHTRPCAVVAYGGDHALDAAPDPRATADLPENYALALCRIEPENNVAMILEAFVGLETPLVFVGNWDKSAYGRDLKARFADHPNITIHDPVYDPSGLRAIRDRATVYVHGHSAGGTNPSLVEMMHFDIPILAHGCSFNRHTTEEKARYFMSADELAEAVRSLSGQDAAQIGADMGEIARRRYTWDQIGRTYFELLES; encoded by the coding sequence ATGAAACTCGCAATCCTCGGCACTGTTGGCGTACCCGGCTCCTACGGCGGGTTCGAGACCCTCGCCCAGAACCTCGTCGACCATCACGGCGCCACCGGCAACAGCGCCGCGCTCGCCGTCTATTGCTCGGCCAAGGCTTTCCCGGACCGGCCCGATAGCTACGGCAGCGCCCGGCTGCGCTACATCGGGCTCGATGCCAACGGCGCGCAATCCATCGCCTACGATGCGCTCTCGCTATTCGACGCCGTCCGGCGCGGCGATAACCGGCTGCTCTTGCTCGGCGTCTCGGGCGCGCTCGTCCTGCCCTTGGTGCGCCTTGTCAGCCGCGCCCGAATCGTTACGAATATCGACGGCATCGAGTGGAAACGCGAGAAGTGGACTGGCCTCGCCAAAGCCGTGCTGCGCGTCTCGGAATGGGCCGCGGTACGATTCTCGCATGTGGTGATCGCCGACAACCAGGCGATCGCGGATTACGTGACCGCGACCCATACCCGCCCCTGCGCCGTTGTCGCCTATGGCGGCGACCACGCGCTCGATGCCGCGCCCGACCCGCGCGCCACCGCCGACCTGCCCGAGAACTACGCTCTTGCCTTGTGCCGGATCGAGCCAGAAAACAACGTCGCGATGATCCTCGAGGCTTTCGTCGGCCTAGAAACGCCGCTGGTCTTTGTCGGCAACTGGGACAAGAGCGCCTATGGCCGCGACCTGAAGGCGCGGTTCGCCGATCACCCGAATATCACCATCCACGACCCGGTCTACGATCCGAGCGGGCTACGTGCCATTCGCGACCGCGCCACGGTCTACGTGCATGGCCATTCCGCTGGTGGCACCAATCCCTCGCTGGTAGAGATGATGCATTTTGACATTCCGATCTTGGCCCACGGCTGCTCGTTCAATCGGCACACGACGGAAGAGAAGGCCCGCTATTTTATGAGCGCGGATGAGTTGGCCGAGGCAGTTCGTAGCCTGTCGGGGCAAGATGCCGCGCAGATCGGCGCCGACATGGGAGAGATTGCCCGCCGCCGCTATACGTGGGACCAGATCGGCCGGACCTATTTCGAGTTGCTGGAGAGCTGA
- a CDS encoding glycosyltransferase family 4 protein: protein MILRETIGALAAADPDRILFVGSQGRGVLEDTGVPIRRYWYRRSRFRLVTLATFAFSQLALYRALSRADLPTGAVIYVNTLLPFGAALWAAWHGHTVVYHAHEVSISPRPLRWFLLRVAQRTATRVLYVSEDHHRRLPVAGVPATVLPNPVSARIATRGFATAYAPRRSGHFEVLMLASPRDFKGVPEFLGLVERFQNRPDIQFTLVLNGDRDEVAAYLPPGPVPGNVTIHPRTDRPEDFYATADVVANLSRVDLWIETFGLTIAEAMTFGLPVIAPPIGGPAEILRDGVEGFLVDSRDAATLADRVTTLFENPAAALAMSAAARQRARDFTIETFTADLQSLIVAMPANPTRTEHRV from the coding sequence GTGATCCTGCGCGAAACAATCGGCGCGCTCGCGGCGGCCGACCCCGACCGCATCCTGTTCGTCGGCAGCCAGGGTCGTGGCGTGTTGGAAGACACCGGCGTGCCGATCCGCCGCTACTGGTATCGCCGTAGCCGGTTCAGGCTAGTAACCCTCGCCACGTTCGCGTTCAGCCAGCTGGCGCTTTACCGCGCTCTTTCGCGGGCCGACTTGCCCACCGGAGCCGTGATTTACGTAAACACGTTGCTGCCCTTCGGCGCCGCGCTCTGGGCGGCCTGGCACGGCCACACAGTCGTCTACCACGCCCATGAAGTGTCGATCTCTCCGCGCCCGCTTAGGTGGTTCCTGCTGCGCGTGGCGCAACGGACTGCGACCCGAGTGCTCTACGTGTCCGAGGATCACCACCGGCGCCTGCCGGTCGCGGGCGTTCCCGCCACGGTCCTGCCCAACCCGGTGTCAGCGCGGATCGCGACGCGCGGCTTCGCCACCGCCTATGCGCCACGCCGCTCCGGGCATTTCGAGGTCCTGATGCTGGCCTCGCCGCGCGACTTCAAAGGCGTGCCGGAGTTTCTCGGCCTAGTGGAACGGTTCCAAAACCGCCCCGACATCCAGTTCACTTTGGTGCTGAACGGTGACCGCGACGAGGTCGCTGCATACCTGCCGCCTGGACCGGTGCCGGGGAACGTGACCATTCATCCCCGCACCGACAGGCCGGAAGATTTCTACGCGACCGCCGACGTGGTGGCGAACCTGTCGCGGGTCGATCTCTGGATCGAGACATTCGGTCTGACCATTGCCGAGGCGATGACATTCGGCCTACCGGTGATCGCACCGCCGATCGGCGGCCCCGCTGAAATCCTGCGTGACGGCGTAGAAGGCTTTCTGGTCGATTCACGGGATGCGGCCACGCTGGCGGACCGGGTGACCACCCTGTTCGAAAACCCGGCGGCGGCGCTGGCAATGTCGGCCGCTGCCCGGCAGCGCGCACGGGATTTCACCATCGAAACCTTCACCGCCGACTTGCAGTCCTTGATCGTCGCAATGCCGGCCAACCCGACCCGAACGGAGCACCGCGTATGA
- a CDS encoding glycosyltransferase, producing MRTSEGYVARSLLTRIDPGERVILVTRRNNVAELRANPEFRAAANVRLVGYDLPRWAAWWKKGPRGYGLYAYLWQVTWPLVLKRRRWLTRRLAIVHTFNFHNDSIPSLGWVLGRPSIWGPVNHNEGVPLWRTRDWPARLRRKTAIKARLRQLAWRLDPLLYLAKARTGLVFSAGSWVDSRLRLAGRKNVRRRSQLGLDPSILPPPTIRAPGGLRLVSGGRLDWIKGLDLALEALALLPESASLTIIGDGPCRGALGRRAENLGVAKRVTFHPAVPRDELLRAYLNHDLFVFPSAEAGGLAWVEALAIGLPVAGFEGPTELADMAAHLPGIHIAPARSTREANVAAFAQTIAAAIASQGDSAGRAAAARAHYGWDGFADEIQTAYRAFRGAPQ from the coding sequence ATGCGCACTAGCGAGGGCTATGTCGCGCGTAGTCTACTGACCCGGATCGACCCCGGCGAACGGGTGATCCTTGTTACCCGCCGTAACAACGTCGCCGAGCTTCGCGCCAACCCCGAGTTCCGCGCCGCCGCCAACGTGCGCCTGGTCGGCTACGACCTGCCCCGCTGGGCCGCCTGGTGGAAGAAGGGGCCACGCGGCTACGGCCTCTACGCCTATCTCTGGCAAGTGACATGGCCTCTAGTCCTGAAACGTCGGCGCTGGCTGACCCGCCGCCTCGCCATCGTCCACACGTTCAATTTCCATAACGACAGCATTCCGAGCCTTGGCTGGGTCCTCGGGCGGCCGTCGATCTGGGGGCCGGTCAACCACAATGAAGGCGTGCCGCTCTGGCGCACGCGCGACTGGCCCGCGAGATTGCGCCGCAAGACCGCGATCAAGGCGCGCCTGCGCCAGCTTGCCTGGCGGCTAGACCCTCTGCTCTACCTTGCCAAGGCCCGGACCGGGCTGGTGTTCTCCGCCGGCAGCTGGGTCGACTCGCGGCTGCGGCTTGCCGGGCGTAAGAACGTGCGCCGGCGCAGCCAGCTCGGGCTCGACCCGTCGATCCTGCCGCCACCCACGATTCGTGCGCCCGGCGGCCTGCGCCTGGTGAGCGGCGGGCGGCTCGACTGGATCAAGGGGCTCGACCTTGCGCTGGAGGCCCTTGCCCTGCTTCCCGAAAGCGCATCGCTCACCATCATTGGCGACGGCCCCTGCCGCGGGGCACTGGGCCGCCGCGCCGAAAACCTCGGGGTCGCCAAGCGCGTGACCTTCCATCCGGCCGTCCCGCGCGACGAACTTCTGCGCGCCTATCTGAACCACGACCTGTTCGTGTTCCCCTCCGCCGAGGCGGGCGGACTCGCCTGGGTGGAAGCGCTTGCGATCGGGCTGCCGGTGGCCGGGTTTGAGGGGCCGACTGAGCTTGCCGACATGGCTGCACATCTTCCGGGAATTCACATCGCGCCCGCTCGGAGCACACGCGAAGCGAACGTCGCGGCATTCGCGCAGACAATCGCGGCCGCGATTGCCAGCCAAGGCGATTCCGCTGGCCGGGCCGCAGCCGCCCGCGCGCATTATGGTTGGGACGGGTTCGCGGATGAGATCCAGACCGCCTACCGCGCATTTCGCGGAGCGCCTCAGTGA